The genomic stretch ACATTCTTATCATTGCTTGAAGCACTGCGTTCTAAAAGTGCATCCATACGATTCATTATATCTTCATATGAAGATAAATCACTCGTATTGTTTAAAATCGCATTCCCCTTTTCATCGACACCCTTAAAAATCATGGACATGATATTAAAGTTGTTTTTGTTATCAGATTGTGTTAAAGCATCCAAGAGTGCTTGTTGCTCATCTTCACCTAATATTGAGGGAGAGGAAGTCACCGTATTGGGACTGTTTTCAACCAGACCGTTATCATTGATATCTCTTTTTTCACTAAAATGCATTAAAAGATTGTAGGCGGCTTCTTTATTTAAAGACTCTACATTGATATCTTTTCCTACCATGGAGTAGTTTTTAAGCGTAAGAAGTTCTTCATCACTTAAGGTCTTCAGAAAATCTTTGCTTGAGTCAGGAGTGACTTTTTCGCTTTGCGCTTTTTTATATATCGCTTCAAAAGATTCATCATATGGCGATGTCCTGTTATTTATCACATCAACAGAATTCGTCTCTTCTAATGTAACCAGCTCTGATACATTATTAGAAATAGTCATACTTGTCTCCTTATTACTACAACTATATTATAAAATAATCACTGTTCTAAACACAATAAAGGATAGGGAATGATAGAACTTTTTTATAAAAAATAACGAAAAAAAAGCGAAGATTAAGAAAGTGAAATAAGATGAGAGTGACTCTTAACTTATTAAATATGATGGAATTGATTATTAAATAAACAAATAACACCACACACTCTTAATGGTTTGTGATATACTAACGCAAAAAAAGGGAAGAAGCATGGGTTTTTTTGATATCAGTATCAGTGAACAATCAAAAGATGCAAAAGAGTGCATCAACCAATTAAAAGAACGCATTGAACCGTACAGCAAAGAGCTTGTAGAGAGCAAATACTCAATGGAGTTCATGCACTTTAAACCCAAAGGCTCTTTAGTGAACTATAATCTCAAAGTAGAAAACACCAAACAAAATATTTTTATAGAGGGAGAACTTCAAAATACACTGTTGATTACGATTTTAATCATTTTGTCTATTTTATTGACGTATGGTTTGGGTGTGATTGTGATTGTAGGGTATGTCTATTATCAAAAACGTACCGTGACACACTTCTTAAAAGCACTTATTGCAAATAAAAGCAGTTAAACTCTTTTAAGAACTTCAAGTCATAGCCTTGCCTATAAAAAGTAGGCAGACTATGTATTCATTTTTAGATATCTTTGATATAGTTGCTTTTTTTATCTTGCGTATCCAACTCTTGACCGATGGCTTTGTATCGTTCAAAGTAGTGCGTTACAAAGTTATAAATGGTAGGGTTCACGGGCATAAAATATTTGCCCTCTTTTTTAGCATACTGATTTAAAAACTCTGACGCATCTTTTTTGTTTAAGTAGTGCAGTGCTAAAGCTTGATAAGTATTGATGTACCACTTTTTAAGTGCTTCATAACGCTCAGGGCTTAAATCGATGTTGAGTTGCTCATTTTCCCAAGAAAGTACTCTGCTTTCAAAAAGACCTGTTAAGTGAATGATTCCTTCACAATAGTAAGGTTGTACTTCATCTACTTCCATCCAACCCATAAGCCCAACTGCACGTTTAACCGTATCTATTAAAACTTGTTCAGAAAGCTCACTCTCACTGTTTCCAATAAAGAATGAGACCAGTCCACCTGTGGTGGCTTTAAACTCTTCGATGTTTTTAAAGTTCCCTGTTTTGTTCATGACTGATTCGGTCTCATCATCGCACCATAAAATGTGCCCGTACTCATGACCAATCGTGGTGATGTCATAGACTTGGTGCCACTTTTTCTCTTCTTGGAACAGGAACGTTCGGTCTTTACTTAAGAATTCTTGACCAAAAATCTCTTGTGAGAGTTTTAAAAAGGGTTTGGCACGAGAAGTTTGTAAAATTTCATCTGAAAAGGCAAAGATTTTTTTCCCTTCTTCAAGTGATACGATTTCATCATTGGGTACGACTTGTGCTGAAAACAATCCATTAAACTCTGCTCCAAAAAACAGAGCAGGTCGCCCAATATAGAGTTGCACTTTATCCAAACTCTTCATAGAAAAGTCAAAGACACTTTTGTGCTCTTTGTAGTTGGGGTTGTTAAAATCAAGTGAGTGAAACATGGTGGTGAACATGTTTTTCATCTTCTCTACTCGTTGTGCATTTTTCTCAAACTTAGGATTACTAAGCCTTATATCCCACTCTAAAGCCACCGCTTTTCTAAAGTGGTCTTCGTAGTACTCTAATGGGTGTCCAATTTGAATAGGGGTTTTGATTTTCATCCACGCTCGATCCACGTTTGCCCACTGTTCAACCAACTTATTGGGTTCATCTTCGCTGAAGGCTTTTATTAAACTTTGAATATACAACACATAATCCCACTTTTGACCATAAATCTCATCTTCAAGCTCTATAAGTCTGTCTGCAAAGGTTTCAAGTGCATTCACCACAGCAGTGGTTTGCTCTTTAAATGCTTTAATATAAGCTTCACTTTTATGGCTTCCATCGTTTTGTTCAACCAAAGCAGAGTAACTTCTATCAGCTGTTTGTCCGTTGTGTCCTAAATCAAAGAGTTCATTCTCTTCTAAGTAAGCATAGACTTTGGCTTCATCGCCATCAAACTGCTCTAAAAGAGCTTTGTTAATACCATTGATGATATGCCCCGTCCATGCACTTTGCCATGAACTCATGCAAAGTCCCACTTCATACACGCCCTCAAATACGGCTTGGTAAAATGGTGTTAAAAGATTGTTGCCTTTGATAAAATCAAAGACCAAGGCTTGGTGCTTGTCGTGCCAGAAATCTCGTACAAAACCATACGCTTTTTCTTGAAGTTCAATCACCTCTTTTTCATTTTTGCCCATCTTTTTAAGCACTTGCACCAGTGAGTCATCTCGTAAGTTTACAAGTCGAGTAATCAGTGCTAAGCGTAAGTTATCATCTATGTTTTCAAGTTGCAGGTGTTGTGCAAAGCTTTCAATGAGTTCAAGCTTATCGTAGGCTTTGTCTTCTAATGCAGTGATATAACCATTGATTTCATTTTTCTGGTCATCTAAATAGGTATAAATTTTACTGATATCATCTAAAAATTGTGTTTCATTCATTTATTGTCCTTTAATTGTCTCTTCTATTCTAACTAAAAACTGCTATTCTTTTCTTAAATTAGCACTGTAATATTAAAAGTGCTAAAATTTTAAAAAACTTTAGCCAAGTTTTATAAAGTTGTGATAAAATTTTACCACACAATTAAAAAAAATAATAGGAGAAATTTATGGCCAAACATCAATTTCAAACAGAAGTTGGACAACTTTTACACTTAATGACGCACTCGTTGTATTCAAACAAAGAGATTTTTATACGGGAACTTGTATCAAATGCAAGTGATGCGATTGATAAACTGAACTATTTAAAACTGACCGACGACAAAATTAAAGCGGCACTTCCAGAAGATTGGAGTGGAGAGATCAACATCGCTTTTGATGAAGCAGACAACTCTATTACCATCCGAGATAACGGTATTGGTATGAACGAAGAGGATTTAATCGCTTCGATTGGTACCATTGCAAAATCAGGAACAAAATCATTTATTGATAACTTAACAGGAGATGCAAAAAAAGACTCAAACCTTATTGGACAGTTTGGGGTTGGGTTTTACTCTGTATTTATGGTTGCAAGCAATGTGGATGTGATTTCAAAAAAAGCAGGCGAAGAGACTGCATACAAATGGTCAAGTACTGGAACAGGTGAGTTTGACTTGGGACCTTGTACAAAAGAGGATATTGGTACGATTATCTATATCAAACTCAAAGATGAAGAGGGAAGTGAGTTTGTCAGCAAACACCGAATTAAAAACATCATCGCTAAATACTCAAACCACATTGCCTATCCAATTTTCTTGAACTACAGTGAAGAAGTAACGGAAGAGTTAAGCGAAGAAGATAAAAAAGCAGGAAAAGAGCCTAAAAAAACAACGGAAAAACGACACGAGAAAATCAATGAAGCAACCGCTCTTTGGACTCAGCCAAAAGCGAAACTCAAAAAAGAGGAGTACAACGATTTTTATAAATCTATCTCTCATGATTCACAAGACCCAATGCTTACAATCCATACAAAAGCTGAAGGGGTGAGTGAGTACACCACACTTTTCTATGTACCAAAAACGGCACCAATGGACATGTACCGAGCAGACTATCAACCTGGAGTGAAACTCTATGTTAAAAGAGTATTTATAACCGATGATGAAAAAGAGTTACTTCCTACCTACTTAAGATTTGTACGAGGGATCATTGACTCTGAAGATTTACCACTGAACGTTTCAAGAGAGATTTTACAAGAAAACAGAATCTTAGCCAACATTAAACAAAGCTCTGTGAAGAAAATCTTAGCTGAGATTAAAAAGCTTTCTAAAGATGAAGAGAAGTACAAAGAGTTTATTGAGCAGTATAACCGACCATTAAAAGAGGGTGCTTACCAAGACTTTACAAACAAAGAGGCACTTTTAGAGCTGATTCGATTTAAATCATCTAAGACTGAATTGGGTGAAATGACCTCATTGGCAAAATATAAAGAGAATGCTGACAGTGAACAAAAAGCGATTTATTATATCATTGGTGAAAATGAAAAAGTACTTCGAAACTCACCACTTTTAGAAGCGTATAAGAAAAATGAGATTGAAGTTCTTATTTTAGATGACAAAGAGATTGATGAAATCATCACGCCAATGTATGGGGCATACCAAGAGTGGGAGTTCAAAGACATCACTTCTTGTGAAGCGCCAAAAGTAGAGCAAAGTGAAGAAGAGAAAAAAGAGGTTGAAGAGAAGTTTGAATCAATCACCACTAAAATCAAAGATATTTTAGGTGAAGCGGTAAGTGATGTACGAATTACAAACCGACTCTCTGAATCTCCATCTTGTGTGGTGAAAGATGCAGGCGATGCACAAATGGCTCAAATGATGCAAATGATGAGAGCAATGGGACAAAGCATGCCAGAATCTGCACCAATTTTAGAAATCAACCCTGAACATGATATTGTGAAGAAACTCAATGGTTGTGCAGATGATGCGATGATTGATGATGTTTCGTGGGTGTTGTTAGACCAAGCGAAGCTTTCTGAAGGGATGGAAATCACTGACGCAGTGTCGTTTGCACAACGTCTTACTCGTATCACTAGCAAGGCATTGTAAAAGTATTATTTACATAAACCTTCTTCGTTGAAAGGAAAATTTACTCAGTCATTTACGACGAGTAAACTCCTTTCATAAATTTCCCTTCCGCCTTGAATCTTCATATAACTAATACTTTTTCTAACTTATAATCTTTTAGAAATTTTTTAATAAAATTTGATATAGTCATACAAAAGGAAAAATATGGAAACTAATAGGTTTATTGATAGATATTTTGAAAGTGAAGCAATTTTATTAAAAGTTGAATATTCAGAGAAAAAAAATTTAACTACTTTTATGACATATTTAGAAAACTTACATTCTGTTGGGGATAAGTTAAGAGATAAATTTAATTGTAAAATTAATCATATACCAGAATTTGTTATTTTAAAGATAATAAGAAATTATTTTCATCATATAGAGGATATTGAAGAATATTCAATGTTTGTAGAGTTTGAAGAGTGGGGAATTTATCA from Candidatus Marinarcus aquaticus encodes the following:
- the ciaB gene encoding invasion protein CiaB, with product MNETQFLDDISKIYTYLDDQKNEINGYITALEDKAYDKLELIESFAQHLQLENIDDNLRLALITRLVNLRDDSLVQVLKKMGKNEKEVIELQEKAYGFVRDFWHDKHQALVFDFIKGNNLLTPFYQAVFEGVYEVGLCMSSWQSAWTGHIINGINKALLEQFDGDEAKVYAYLEENELFDLGHNGQTADRSYSALVEQNDGSHKSEAYIKAFKEQTTAVVNALETFADRLIELEDEIYGQKWDYVLYIQSLIKAFSEDEPNKLVEQWANVDRAWMKIKTPIQIGHPLEYYEDHFRKAVALEWDIRLSNPKFEKNAQRVEKMKNMFTTMFHSLDFNNPNYKEHKSVFDFSMKSLDKVQLYIGRPALFFGAEFNGLFSAQVVPNDEIVSLEEGKKIFAFSDEILQTSRAKPFLKLSQEIFGQEFLSKDRTFLFQEEKKWHQVYDITTIGHEYGHILWCDDETESVMNKTGNFKNIEEFKATTGGLVSFFIGNSESELSEQVLIDTVKRAVGLMGWMEVDEVQPYYCEGIIHLTGLFESRVLSWENEQLNIDLSPERYEALKKWYINTYQALALHYLNKKDASEFLNQYAKKEGKYFMPVNPTIYNFVTHYFERYKAIGQELDTQDKKSNYIKDI
- the htpG gene encoding molecular chaperone HtpG; the protein is MAKHQFQTEVGQLLHLMTHSLYSNKEIFIRELVSNASDAIDKLNYLKLTDDKIKAALPEDWSGEINIAFDEADNSITIRDNGIGMNEEDLIASIGTIAKSGTKSFIDNLTGDAKKDSNLIGQFGVGFYSVFMVASNVDVISKKAGEETAYKWSSTGTGEFDLGPCTKEDIGTIIYIKLKDEEGSEFVSKHRIKNIIAKYSNHIAYPIFLNYSEEVTEELSEEDKKAGKEPKKTTEKRHEKINEATALWTQPKAKLKKEEYNDFYKSISHDSQDPMLTIHTKAEGVSEYTTLFYVPKTAPMDMYRADYQPGVKLYVKRVFITDDEKELLPTYLRFVRGIIDSEDLPLNVSREILQENRILANIKQSSVKKILAEIKKLSKDEEKYKEFIEQYNRPLKEGAYQDFTNKEALLELIRFKSSKTELGEMTSLAKYKENADSEQKAIYYIIGENEKVLRNSPLLEAYKKNEIEVLILDDKEIDEIITPMYGAYQEWEFKDITSCEAPKVEQSEEEKKEVEEKFESITTKIKDILGEAVSDVRITNRLSESPSCVVKDAGDAQMAQMMQMMRAMGQSMPESAPILEINPEHDIVKKLNGCADDAMIDDVSWVLLDQAKLSEGMEITDAVSFAQRLTRITSKAL